The genome window TTGTGATTACTTTTATCTAGTTTAGATTTTTTTATGTATAATTTCTTTGATTTCAGAAATGTAAATGCAGGATAGGTTGGTTCTAATCCCCGAATTAAATTGAATATGTCTCTACTATTTTTACCCCAATTTATGACTCCATCATCAGGAATTCTTTTACAGCCATAAGTTCCATTTTCTGGTTGTTTTATAAGAATGGGGTTTTCATCTAATACCTTGAATAAATTTTCTTTAATCAATTCAACAGCAAATTGAGAAATTTTATTTTTTAAATCAACAATGGTGTGTTCATCATTAATTTCAATTTCTTTTTGCGCAATAATGTCTCCATTATCTACCTGTTTATTCATTAAAAACATCGTAATTCCAGTTTTTTGTTCTCCGTTAATTATGGCCCAATTAAGAGGAGCAAATCCTCTTAAATTTGGAAGTAATGATGCATGTAATCCAATTATTCCCTTTTTTGGAATTTCTAAAATATCTTCTGAAAAAAGTTTTCTGTATCCAACAACCATTATTGCCTTTGGATTGATCTCTTTTATTTTTTCTACAGTTAAATTTTCTGAAAAAAATAATGGAATTTGTTCTTTTTGCGCAATAATATCTACTGATTTTTCCCATTTCTCATGTTTTTCAGGCTTGAAAGTAAAAATAGCATCAACATCAATTTTCATTTGAATGATTTGCTGAAGACAATCATATCCTATCTCTTGACTACCTATGAAGACAATACCCATATCTTTTAGAAATCTTGTCTCCAAATAATGTATTTGGATATTCCTTCTTCTAATTTC of Nitrosopumilus sp. contains these proteins:
- a CDS encoding methionyl-tRNA formyltransferase; translation: MGIVFIGSQEIGYDCLQQIIQMKIDVDAIFTFKPEKHEKWEKSVDIIAQKEQIPLFFSENLTVEKIKEINPKAIMVVGYRKLFSEDILEIPKKGIIGLHASLLPNLRGFAPLNWAIINGEQKTGITMFLMNKQVDNGDIIAQKEIEINDEHTIVDLKNKISQFAVELIKENLFKVLDENPILIKQPENGTYGCKRIPDDGVINWGKNSRDIFNLIRGLEPTYPAFTFLKSKKLYIKKSKLDKSNHKYFGVPGQIAQIFDDGSVNIITGNGLLRILKVNFENEKEIDANIILNSYSMRLS